One Camelus ferus isolate YT-003-E chromosome 21, BCGSAC_Cfer_1.0, whole genome shotgun sequence genomic region harbors:
- the LOC102509603 gene encoding N-acetylgalactosamine-6-sulfatase isoform X9, with product MAAVAAATRWQLLLVLSAAGLGVTLAPQPPNILLLLMDDMGWGDLGVYGEPSRETPNLDQMAAEGMLFPNFYAANPLCSPSRAALLTGRLPIRTGFYTSNGHARNAYTPQEVVGGIPDSEHLLPELLRTAGYASKIVGKWHLGHRPQFHPLKHGFDEWFGSPNCHFGPYDNKARPNIPVYRDWEMVGRYYEEFPINLRTGEANLTEIYVQEALDFIKGQQAARRPFFLYWAVDATHAPVYASRPFLGSSQRGRYGDAVREIDAGIGRVLRLLQDLGVAENTFVFFTSDNGAALISAPKQELDLTTAAPGHLPGEPSPGVVNLNLRPDSGWSFISTTVSVPQNSSSPTSDGPGREPGGQTCPEGGSNGPFLCGKQTTFEGGMREPAIAWWPGRIPAGQVSHQLGSIMDLFTTSLSVAGLEPPSDRAIDGLDLLPAMLQGRLMDRPIFYYRGNTLMAVTLGQYKAHFWTWTNSWEEFRQGVDFCPGQNISGVTTHTQEEHTKLPLIFHLGRDPGERYPLSVASTEYLDALHRITSVVQQHQETLVPGQPQLNVCNQAVMAAAQHSRSGPLRARPSPLRPVRAPAPSHRAAAQSRPAREGRKNARGCGGETGGPRPRAWPCPPSCAGAEPPSPPGPAPHADARLPSAEPAPRVRDTCGATMADPELQLVARRIRSFPDFPIPGVLFRDISPLLKDPDSFRASISLLANHLKKAHGGRIDYIAG from the exons ATGGCGGCGGTTGCTGCGGCGACGAGGTGGCAGCTGCTGCTGGTGCTGAGCGCCGCGGGGCTGGGGGTCACGCTTGCCCCGCAGCCGCCCAACATCCTGCTCCTGCTCATGGACGAT ATGGGGTGGGGCGACCTGGGGGTGTATGGAGAGCCTTCCCGAGAGACCCCGAATTTGGATCAGATGGCAGCGGAAGGGATGCTCTTCCCGAACTTCTACGCAGCCAACCCCCTGTGCTCGCCAT CCAGGGCGGCTCTGCTCACCGGACGCCTGCCCATCCGCACCGGCTTCTACACCAGCAACGGGCACGCCAGGAATG CCTACACGCCGCAGGAGGTGGTGGGTGGCATCCCCGACTCGGAGCACCTGCTGCCGGAGCTGCTGAGGACGGCCGGCTACGCCAGCAAGATTGTGGGCAAATG GCACCTGGGCCATAGGCCTCAGTTCCACCCCCTGAAGCATGGATTTGACGAGTGGTTCGGGTCCCCCAACTGTCACTTTGGTCCTTACGACAACAAGGCCCGGCCCAACATCCCCGTGTACCGGGACTGGGAGATGGTCGGCAG ATATTACGAAGAATTCCCAATTAACCTGAGGACTGGGGAAGCCAACCTTACGGAGATCTACGTCCAG GAGGCGCTGGATTTCATCAAGGGGCAGCAGGCCGCTCGCCGCCCCTTCTTTCTCTACTGGGCCGTCGACGCCACACACGCACCTGTTTACGCCTCCAGGCCcttcctgggctccagccagCGTGGGCG gtACGGGGATGCGGTCCGGGAGATTGACGCCGGCATCGGGAGGGTCCTGCGCCTCCTGCAGGACCTGGGGGTCGCGGAGAACACGTTTGTCTTCTTCACATCTGACAACGGCGCAGCTCTCATCTCCGCACCCAAACAAG AGCTCGACCTTACAACCGCAGCTCCAGGGCATTTGCCTGGCGAGCCATCCCCAGGTGTTGTGAACTTGAACTTGAGGCCTGACTCAGGCTGGTCCTTCATCTCCACGACAGTCTCGGTGCCTCAGAATTCCAGCAGCCCCACCTCTGATGGGCCGGGCAGGGAGCCAGGTGGACAAACATGTCCCGAGG GTGGCAGCAATGGGCCCTTCCTGTGTGGGAAGCAGACCACGTTTGAAGGCGGAATGAGGGAGCCTGCGATCGCGTGGTGGCCTGGCCGCATCCCTGCTGGCCAG GTGAGCCACCAGCTGGGCAGCATCATGGACCTCTTCACCACCAGCCTGTCTGTCGCAGGCCTGGAGCCACCCAGTGACAGGGCCATCGACGGCCTGGACCTCCTCCCGGCCATGCTGCAGGGCCGGCTGATGGACAG GCCGATATTCTATTACCGCGGCAACACGTTGATGGCGGTCACCCTCGGCCAGTACAAGGCCCACTTCTGGACCTGGACCAACTCCTGGGAGGAGTTCAGACAG GGCGTTGATTTCTGCCCCGGACAGAACATCTCAGGGGTCACCACCCACACACAGGAAGAGCACACGAAGCTGCCCCTGATCTTCCATCTGGGACGAGACCCAGGGGAGAGGTACCCCCTCAG CGTTGCCAGCACCGAGTACCTGGACGCCCTTCATAGAATCACCTCCGTCGTCCAGCAGCACCAGGAGACCTTGGTCCCCGGACAGCCCCAGCTCAACGTGTGCAACCAGGCGGTCATG GCCGCTGCACAGCACTCCCGCTCGGGACCGCTCCGAGCCCGGCCGAGCCCCCTGCGCCCCGTGCGCGCGCCGGCGCCCTCGCACCGCGCTGCAGCTCAGTCAAGACCCGCccgggagggaaggaagaacgCGCGAGGCTGCGGCGGG GAGACGGGtgggccccgcccccgggcctggccctgcccaccctcctgcGCAGGCGCGGAGCCTCCGAgtccgcccggccccgccccccacGCAGACGCCCGGCTGCCGAGCGCAGAGCCCGCCCCTCGTGTCCGAGACACGTGCGGAGCCACGATGGCTGACCCCGAGCTGCAGCTGGTGGCGCGGCGCATCCGCAGCTTCCCCGACTTCCCCATCCCGGGCGTGCTGTTCAG GGACATCTCGCCCCTTCTGAAGGACCCCGACTCCTTCCGCGCCTCCATCAGCCTCCTGGCGAATCACCTGAAAAAGGCCCACGGCGGCAGGATCGACTACATCGCGG GCTGA
- the LOC102509603 gene encoding N-acetylgalactosamine-6-sulfatase isoform X10, with protein sequence MAAVAAATRWQLLLVLSAAGLGVTLAPQPPNILLLLMDDMGWGDLGVYGEPSRETPNLDQMAAEGMLFPNFYAANPLCSPSRAALLTGRLPIRTGFYTSNGHARNAYTPQEVVGGIPDSEHLLPELLRTAGYASKIVGKWHLGHRPQFHPLKHGFDEWFGSPNCHFGPYDNKARPNIPVYRDWEMVGRYYEEFPINLRTGEANLTEIYVQEALDFIKGQQAARRPFFLYWAVDATHAPVYASRPFLGSSQRGRYGDAVREIDAGIGRVLRLLQDLGVAENTFVFFTSDNGAALISAPKQGGSNGPFLCGKQTTFEGGMREPAIAWWPGRIPAGQVSHQLGSIMDLFTTSLSVAGLEPPSDRAIDGLDLLPAMLQGRLMDRPIFYYRGNTLMAVTLGQYKAHFWTWTNSWEEFRQGVDFCPGQNISGVTTHTQEEHTKLPLIFHLGRDPGERYPLSVASTEYLDALHRITSVVQQHQETLVPGQPQLNVCNQAVMNWAPPGCEKLGKCLEPPESVPEKCSWPH encoded by the exons ATGGCGGCGGTTGCTGCGGCGACGAGGTGGCAGCTGCTGCTGGTGCTGAGCGCCGCGGGGCTGGGGGTCACGCTTGCCCCGCAGCCGCCCAACATCCTGCTCCTGCTCATGGACGAT ATGGGGTGGGGCGACCTGGGGGTGTATGGAGAGCCTTCCCGAGAGACCCCGAATTTGGATCAGATGGCAGCGGAAGGGATGCTCTTCCCGAACTTCTACGCAGCCAACCCCCTGTGCTCGCCAT CCAGGGCGGCTCTGCTCACCGGACGCCTGCCCATCCGCACCGGCTTCTACACCAGCAACGGGCACGCCAGGAATG CCTACACGCCGCAGGAGGTGGTGGGTGGCATCCCCGACTCGGAGCACCTGCTGCCGGAGCTGCTGAGGACGGCCGGCTACGCCAGCAAGATTGTGGGCAAATG GCACCTGGGCCATAGGCCTCAGTTCCACCCCCTGAAGCATGGATTTGACGAGTGGTTCGGGTCCCCCAACTGTCACTTTGGTCCTTACGACAACAAGGCCCGGCCCAACATCCCCGTGTACCGGGACTGGGAGATGGTCGGCAG ATATTACGAAGAATTCCCAATTAACCTGAGGACTGGGGAAGCCAACCTTACGGAGATCTACGTCCAG GAGGCGCTGGATTTCATCAAGGGGCAGCAGGCCGCTCGCCGCCCCTTCTTTCTCTACTGGGCCGTCGACGCCACACACGCACCTGTTTACGCCTCCAGGCCcttcctgggctccagccagCGTGGGCG gtACGGGGATGCGGTCCGGGAGATTGACGCCGGCATCGGGAGGGTCCTGCGCCTCCTGCAGGACCTGGGGGTCGCGGAGAACACGTTTGTCTTCTTCACATCTGACAACGGCGCAGCTCTCATCTCCGCACCCAAACAAG GTGGCAGCAATGGGCCCTTCCTGTGTGGGAAGCAGACCACGTTTGAAGGCGGAATGAGGGAGCCTGCGATCGCGTGGTGGCCTGGCCGCATCCCTGCTGGCCAG GTGAGCCACCAGCTGGGCAGCATCATGGACCTCTTCACCACCAGCCTGTCTGTCGCAGGCCTGGAGCCACCCAGTGACAGGGCCATCGACGGCCTGGACCTCCTCCCGGCCATGCTGCAGGGCCGGCTGATGGACAG GCCGATATTCTATTACCGCGGCAACACGTTGATGGCGGTCACCCTCGGCCAGTACAAGGCCCACTTCTGGACCTGGACCAACTCCTGGGAGGAGTTCAGACAG GGCGTTGATTTCTGCCCCGGACAGAACATCTCAGGGGTCACCACCCACACACAGGAAGAGCACACGAAGCTGCCCCTGATCTTCCATCTGGGACGAGACCCAGGGGAGAGGTACCCCCTCAG CGTTGCCAGCACCGAGTACCTGGACGCCCTTCATAGAATCACCTCCGTCGTCCAGCAGCACCAGGAGACCTTGGTCCCCGGACAGCCCCAGCTCAACGTGTGCAACCAGGCGGTCATG AACTGGGCACCCCCCGGCTGTGAAAAGTTAGGGAAGTGCCTGGAACCCCCAGAGTCTGTCCCGGAGAAGTGCTCCTGGCCCCACTAG